A window from Cryptomeria japonica chromosome 1, Sugi_1.0, whole genome shotgun sequence encodes these proteins:
- the LOC131026911 gene encoding cytosolic sulfotransferase 17-like codes for MSAAFGGRRDSSPYGVELVEHDGFFYEPSVIEGIMKMYSQFKAREDDVFVCSGTKTGTTWLKAIVASIMSESKGNALKGKNAHELIPQLESIYNPRAMHNASTVTAEMPSPRLLGTHLPYSALPPQITSLGCPIIYIARNPKDTFVSHWKFLPALQILFTGETTAAVSKEVFFDSFCNGDTLWGPFVDHVLGFWNANRNHSNILFLTYEDMKADSLSHIRKIADFLGKTSLTEEDIRYIDNQCSFQSQSTLDVNRNGKINMKNSSFSNRSFFRKGEVGDWKNHFTPEMDSRMDMAMENKFQEAGMFLKYEL; via the coding sequence ATGTCTGCAGCATTCGGTGGAAGAAGAGATTCAAGTCCTTATGGAGTTGAACTTGTTGAACATGATGGTTTCTTTTATGAGCCCTCAGTCATCGAAGGAATTATGAAAATGTACTCACAGTTCAAAGCACGGGAGGACGATGTGTTTGTATGCTCTGGAACGAAGACAGGAACCACCTGGTTGAAAGCTATCGTTGCAAGCATTATGAGCGAAAGCAAGGGCAATGCTTTGAAGGGAAAGAATGCCCATGAATTGATTCCTCAGTTAGAAAGCATCTACAATCCAAGAGCAATGCATAATGCCTCTACTGTAACTGCAGAAATGCCCTCTCCAAGATTGCTCGGCACCCATCTGCCTTACTCTGCTCTTCCACCTCAAATAACTTCTTTGGGCTGCCCAATCATTTACATAGCTCGAAATCCCAAGGACACTTTCGTTTCCCACTGGAAGTTCTTGCCTGCACTGCAAATTCTCTTCACTGGTGAAACGACAGCTGCAGTTTCCAAGGAGGTATTCTTTGATTCATTCTGTAATGGTGACACTCTCTGGGGTCCTTTTGTTGATCATGTCTTAGGGTTTTGGAATGCCAATAGGAATCATAGTAACATCTTGTTCTTGACTTACGAAGATATGAAGGCAGATTCTTTGTCCCACATCAGAAAGATTGCGGATTTCCTGGGGAAAACCTCTCTGACAGAGGAAGACATTCGTTACATAGACAACCAATGTAGTTTTCAATCCCAATCCACTCTAGATGTTAACAGAAATGGCAAAATTAATATGAAGAATAGCAGTTTTAGCAATCGATCTTTTTTTCGCAAAGGTGAAGTGGGTGACTGGAAGAATCATTTCACCCCAGAAATGGACAGTCGTATGGATATGGCAATGGAGAATAAGTTCCAAGAGGCAGGCATGTTTCTTAAGTATGAACTCTGA
- the LOC131026877 gene encoding cytosolic sulfotransferase 18-like produces the protein MSAAFAPCGGRRESHFGIELVEHDGFFYGPSTLEGMVNMYSQFKGREDDVLVCSAMKTGTTCLKAIITSIMSESKTHTSKGMAVHDLIPSFEVMYSPRAMHKVEMPSPKFLSTHLSYSALPPQIISLGCRIIYIVRNPKETFVSHWKFLPALQAAINVKTTCAVSKEAFFGSFCNGVSIFGPFVDHVLGFWNASRNQSNILFLTYEDMKAYSLSHIKKIADFLGQSCLAEEDIRYIDSQCNFQFLSTLDVNRNGTMNLKDAHLSDRSLFRKGEVGDWKNHFIPEMNRRMDLEVENKFQEAGMFLKYEL, from the coding sequence ATGTCTGCAGCATTCGCtccatgtggtggaagaagagaaaGTCATTTTGGAATTGAACTGGTCGAACATGATGGTTTCTTTTATGGGCCCTCAACTCTGGAAGGAATGGTGAACATGTATTCCCAGTTCAAAGGACGGGAGGAcgatgtgcttgtgtgctctgcaaTGAAGACGGGAACCACCTGCTTGAAAGCTATCATTACCAGCATTATGAGCGAAAGCAAGACCCACACTTCCAAAGGAATGGCCGTCCATGACTTGATTCCCAGCTTTGAAGTAATGTACAGTCCCCGAGCAATGCATAAAGTAGAAATGCCCTCCCCAAAATTCCTCTCCACCCACCTGTCTTACTCTGCTCTTCCACCTCAAATCATCTCTCTGGGCTGTCGAATCATTTATATCGTTCGAAATCCCAAGGAGACTTTCGTTTCCCACTGGAAATTCTTGCCTGCACTACAAGCTGCCATCAATGTTAAAACGACTTGTGCAGTTTCCAAGGAGGCATTCTTTGGTTCATTCTGTAATGGTGTCTCTATCTTTGGTCCTTTTGTTGATCATGTCTTGGGATTTTGGAATGCCAGTAGGAATCAGAGTAACATCTTGTTCTTGACTTACGAAGATATGAAGGCATATTCTCTGTCCCACATCAAAAAGATTGCGGATTTCCTGGGACAATCTTGTTTGGCAGAGGAAGACATTCGCTACATCGACAGCCAATGTAACTTCCAATTCCTTTCCACTCTAGATGTTAACAGAAACGGCACAATGAATTTGAAGGATGCCCATTTAAGCGATCGATCTCTTTTTCGGAAAGGTGAAGTGGGTGACTGGAAGAATCATTTCATTCCAGAAATGAATAGGCGTATGGATTTGGAAGTGGAGAATAAGTTCCAAGAAGCAGGCATGTTTCTTAAGTATGAACTCTGA